A single genomic interval of Spinacia oleracea cultivar Varoflay chromosome 6, BTI_SOV_V1, whole genome shotgun sequence harbors:
- the LOC110794776 gene encoding BTB/POZ domain-containing protein At3g05675: MTLKQENGFGSSFRFNDRPTSDVVVRLRTPEGRDEWLYCHSSILVKKSKYFADRLSDTWPTCQILDARSCVEVYCQESDFDYNITLLRLLYAVSDSLISESWHGVRNTLGILRVAVELGCPQIVSSSVEYLEAVPWEEAEEEEILQTIPSIGPTTNPILARLQPVDQGVIWRIFTSAIRFATSSPPPSLRDLKSSAQEQLEYMLAEDDDAPLLTSCDELKVEVRECMKRLSLRFSDLLESLLKDLETTVFDGEKFVLLQSYLSDLSWACQISAKLELMRDLVNFWLEVSDMIVKLIDSTSSKVETLEIKMKVIEVATKVLEAVGYGNVVLPTAKRLHMVKLWLPFARITKPLIDTASSEDSSKVKIDSEVWQTLESAFISMILALPSGDQAEILTKWLENQHIQYPDLTEAFEVWCYRSKVARKRLTPFGASFV; the protein is encoded by the coding sequence ATGACCCTTAAGCAGGAGAATGGATTTGGTTCTTCATTCAGATTTAATGACCGGCCAACTAGTGATGTCGTTGTTAGGCTGCGAACTCCTGAAGGTCGTGATGAGTGGTTATATTGCCACTCTTCCATCCTTGTCAAGAAAAGCAAGTATTTTGCTGATCGTCTCTCTGACACTTGGCCAACATGTCAGATCCTTGATGCACGCAGTTGTGTTGAGGTTTATTGCCAAGAATCTGACTTTGACTACAATATCACTCTTCTACGCCTTCTCTATGCTGTTTCTGATAGCTTGATTTCTGAAAGCTGGCATGGAGTCCGAAACACCCTAGGCATCCTTCGAGTGGCTGTTGAGCTAGGATGCCCTCAAATTGTTTCTTCTTCTGTAGAGTACTTGGAGGCTGTCCCTTGGGAAGAGGCTGAGGAGGAGGAAATTCTACAAACCATACCATCCATTGGACCCACAACTAACCCGATTCTTGCCCGCCTTCAACCGGTAGATCAGGGTGTAATTTGGAGGATATTCACATCAGCCATTCGATTTGCCACATCATCTCCACCTCCATCGTTAAGGGATCTCAAATCTTCAGCTCAAGAACAGCTAGAGTATATGCTTGCTGAGGATGATGACGCTCCACTTCTCACCTCCTGTGATGAGCTAAAGGTTGAGGTGAGAGAATGTATGAAGAGACTCTCATTGAGATTTAGTGATCTTCTAGAATCTTTACTGAAGGATCTTGAAACAACAGTTTTTGATGGTGAAAAGTTTGTGCTGCTACAATCATATTTATCAGATTTATCATGGGCGTGTCAGATTTCTGCTAAACTCGAATTAATGAGAGACTTGGTTAATTTTTGGTTAGAGGTGTCCGATATGATTGTCAAGCTTATTGATAGCACAAGTTCAAAAGTAGAAACACTCGAGATTAAGATGAAGGTGATTGAGGTGGCAACAAAAGTTTTAGAAGCAGTAGGGTATGGAAATGTTGTTTTGCCAACTGCAAAGAGGCTTCACATGGTAAAGTTATGGCTCCCTTTTGCAAGAATTACAAAGCCGCTGATCGATACCGCTTCGTCTGAGGATAGTTCGAAGGTGAAAATAGATAGTGAGGTGTGGCAGACATTAGAATCTGCATTTATTTCAATGATACTCGCGTTGCCTTCAGGGGATCAAGCAGAGATTTTGACAAAATGGTTGGAGAATCAACATATTCAGTATCCCGACTTAACCGAGGCATTTGAGGTATGGTGTTATAGATCTAAGGTTGCCAGAAAGAGACTGACACCTTTTGGTGCTTCATTTGTATGA
- the LOC110794775 gene encoding uncharacterized protein: MSLGNFDLLVSCPGSLDPKDPARKYGRPDPNNRNNFTCNFCGKVTKGGAYRLKQHLVGGFRNVTKCYSCPEHVKEEVKFFMIKKQQAKVGGQMLPRVTQSDVDGCNDDEEDCETLNSKGGSSVKATSKRPRLKGPMDMYFTPIPEDAISGRKNGNEGRQRGSFSICNEESRDKACREIARWFYDAGIPFDAVNYESFGVMIESIALYGPVLKPPSMYELEVPLLKQEVDEILKQMEEHKKEWAQRGCSIVIDGWHDPVAERDFVNFLVNSPKGSMFIRSIDVSEIVGDVNMLFQMLDTMVEEVGENNVVQVVTSNTSNYVKAGRLLEANRPCLYWTPCTTHCVNLMLEDIGKITKVKDALKKCMFINEYINSYASLLNMMRRSTNQRYLHQPTIARFASCFTTLAQLHKQRNNLKKMVTSPEWNASNWPKEAGGKKVASYILQDTFWKNVVYALKLSGPLVKILKMVDEEKKPSMGYIFKAMDSAKEAIANSFTMKEEHYKTAFEYIDARWDCQLHLPLHAAGYFLNPELHYDNPNVSDSEEVMIGFFDCLTRLVPDLEIQDKISCELEAYRNGSGLFGLPIAVRHRKIKSPADWWSSFGYSTPHLQKFAMRVLSLTCSATGCEKNWDGFQLLHTKKKNKRAQRQLKDLVFVRCNRALNRRYSRKDTTNPILLEEIDECNEWLLRKKDENSCADVDDDFVFDDDDLTWGAVDRVVGTSAPSYVTTASRKVRDRSRPSFKSDREKGHASCSTPKTSLRTMALDDEDEIEEDIGVDDDYVEDDDAYIDDLSYEEEASDVPSRSVQSGADPIASDTPGRRDLQLQGTPSHFRRNAVYVRRRRRF, translated from the exons ATGAGTTTGGGTAATTTCGATTTGTTGGTATCCTGTCCTGGTTCATTGGATCCTAAAGATCCGGCAAGGAAATATGGGAGACCAGATCCTAATAATAGGAACAATTTTACTTGTAATTTTTGTGGTAAAGTAACAAAGGGAGGGGCGTATCGTTTAAAGCAGCACCTGGTTGGAGGATTTAGGAATGTGACCAAATGTTATAGTTGTCCGGAACATGTAAAGGAGGAAGTCAAGTTTTTTATGATAAAAAAGCAACAAGCAAAGGTAGGTGGTCAGATGTTACCAAGGGTAACTCAGTCTGATGTTGATGGTTGTaatgatgatgaagaagattGTGAGACATTGAACTCTAAGGGAGGTAGCTCAGTTAAAGCCACGTCTAAAAGACCAAGACTAAAGGGTCCGATGGACATGTACTTTACTCCTATTCCTGAAGATGCAATCAGTGGTAGAAAGAATGGAAATGAAGGGAGGCAGCGTGGCAGTTTTTCCATTTGTAATGAGGAGTCTAGGGATAAAGCTTGTAGAGAAATAGCTAGGTGGTTTTATGATGCGGGAATTCCATTTGATGCTGTTAATTACGAAAGTTTTGGAGTGATGATTGAATCAATTGCACTATACGGTCCTGTGTTGAAACCACCAAGCATGTATGAGTTGGAAGTTCCTCTCCTTAAGCAGGAAGTAGATGAGATTCTTAAGCAAATGGAAGAGCATAAGAAAGAGTGGGCACAAAGAGGTTGTTCAATTGTCATTGATGGATGGCATGATCCAGTTGCAGAAAGGGATTTTGTTAACTTTCTAGTCAACTCTCCAAAGGGCTCCATGTTCATAAGATCTATAGATGTTTCTGAGATTGTGGGAGATGTCAACATGTTGTTTCAAATGTTAGATACCATGGTGGAGGAAGTTGGAGAGAATAATGTGGTCCAAGTCGTGACAAGTAATACATCTAATTATGTGAAGGCTG GAAGATTGCTAGAGGCCAACAGACCATGTCTTTATTGGACTCCTTGTACGACACATTGTGTTAATCTCATGCTGGAGGATATTGGAAAAATTACAAAAGTCAAAGATGCACTGAAGAAGTGCATGTTCATCAATGAATATATAAATAGCTATGCGTCTCTTTTGAACATGATGAGAAGGTCCACAAATCAAAGATATTTGCATCAGCCGACGATTGCTAGATTTGCATCATGTTTCACCACTCTTGCGCAATTGCATAAGCAAAGAAACAACTTAAAGAAGATGGTTACCTCTCCAGAATGGAATGCTTCCAATTGGCCAAAGGAAGCGGGAGGAAAGAAAGTTGCGTCATATATTTTGCAAGACACCTTTTGGAAGAATGTTGTTTATGCTCTCAAGTTGTCTGGGCCTCTTGTTAAGATTCTTAAAATGGTTGATGAAGAGAAAAAGCCGTCCATGGGGTATATATTTAAAGCCATGGATAGTGCTAAAGAAGCTATTGCTAATAGTTTTACAATGAAGGAAGAACACTACAAGACAGCTTTCGAGTATATTGATGCAAGGTGGGATTGTCAACTTCATCTGCCTTTGCATGCAGCCGGCTATTTTCTTAATCCAGAGCTCCATTATGATAATCCTAATGTATCAGATTCTGAAGAAGTTATGATTGGTTTTTTTGATTGCCTTACACGGTTGGTTCCAGATTTGGAAATTCAAGACAAGATTAGTTGTGAATTAGAAGCATATCGAAATGGCTCTGGACTCTTTGGTTTACCCATAGCCGTTAGGCACAGGAAGATAAAATCTCCCG CGGATTGGTGGTCTTCATTTGGATATTCAACCCCCCACCTCCAAAAATTTGCTATGAGGGTTCTTAGCCTCACTTGTAGTGCTACTGGTTGTGAGAAGAATTGGGATGGTTTTCAACTT CTCCATACCAAGAAGAAAAACAAGCGTGCACAGAGACAATTGAAAGATTTGGTCTTTGTGAGATGCAATCGTGCTTTGAATCGCCGATACAGTAGGAAAGACACCACAAATCCCATTCTCTTAGAAGAGATTGATGAATGTAATGAGTGGCTACTCAGGAAAAAGGATGAGAACTCTTGTGCTGATGTAGATGATGATTTTgtgtttgatgatgatgatttaaCATGGGGTGCGGTTGATAGAGTTGTTGGAACCTCTGCTCCTAGCTATGTCACTACGGCATCAAGGAAGGTTAGGGATAGATCTAGGCCCTCATTTAAATCTGATAGAGAAAAGGGTCATGCTAGTTGCTCTACTCCCAAAACATCTCTTAGAACTATGGCGTTGGATGATGAAGATGAGATAGAAGAAGATATTGGTGTAGATGATGATTACGTAGAAGATGACGATGCGTATATTGATGACCTTAGTTATGAAGAGGAAGCGTCAGACGTGCCTAGCAGATCGGTGCAGAGCGGTGCAGACCCAATCGCATCAGACACACCTGGCCGCAGAGACCTACAGCTGCAGGGCACACCCAGTCACTTTCGGCGGAATGCGGTTTACGTACGGCGCCGTAGGCGCTTCTAG
- the LOC110794779 gene encoding NADP-dependent D-sorbitol-6-phosphate dehydrogenase — MAITLNNGFKMPVVGLGVWRMDKKDVKDLILNSIKMGYRHFDCAADYQNEAEVGEALTEAFQTGLVKREDLFITTKLWNSDHGHVLEACKDSLKKLRLDYLDLYLVHFPVATKHTGVGTTASALDEDGVLEIDTAISLETTWHAMEDLVSTGLVRSIGISNYDIFLTRDCLAYSKIKPAVNQIETHPYFQRDSLVKFCLKHGISVTAHTPLGGAAANTEWFGTVSCLDDPVLKGLAEKHKKTAAQIVLRWGIQRNTVVIPKSSKLDRLKENFQVLDFELTEEDMQQIKGIDRKYRTNQPAKFWGVDLYA, encoded by the exons ATGGCGATCACATTGAACAATGGATTCAAAATGCCGGTTGTTGGGCTTGGAGTTTGGCGAATGGATAAGAAGGACGTCAAAGATCTCATCCTCAACTCCATTAAAATGGGTTATCGTCACTTTGATTGCGCTG CTGATTACCAGAACGAAGCTGAGGTTGGGGAGGCTCTTACTGAAGCATTTCAAACTGGGCTTGTTAAGAGGGAGGATCTTTTCATAACCACTAAG CTGTGGAACTCTGACCATGGACATGTACTTGAAGCCTGCAAAGATAGTTTAAAGAAACTTCGCCTCGATTATTTGGATCTATACTTAGTTCACTTTCCTGTAGCCACAAAGCATACTG GAGTTGGTACCACTGCAAGTGCATTGGATGAGGATGGTGTGCTGGAAATTGACACTGCCATATCGTTGGAGACCACCTGGCACGCTATGGAAGATCTCGTTTCTACAGGTTTAGTTCGCAGCATTGGTATCAG CAACTATGATATCTTTCTGACGAGAGATTGTTTAGCTTATTCCAAAATCAAGCCAGCTGTGAACCAGATTGAAACACATCCTTACTTCCAACGTGATTCTCTGGTGAAATTCTGTCTGAAGCATGGGATCAGTGTTACTGCACATACTCCTCTAGGAGGTGCAGCTGCTAACACTGAATGGTTCGGTACAGTATCTTGCTTGGATGATCCAGTTCTTAAG GGCCTTGCGGAGAAACACAAAAAGACGGCAGCACAGATTGTTCTTCGATGGGGGATCCAGCGCAATACAGTTGTCATACCAAAGTCCTCCAAGCTAGATAGATTGAAGGAAAACTTCCAAGTTCTAGACTTCGAGCTGACAGAAGAAGACATGCAACAGATTAAAGGCATAGATCGCAAATACCGTACCAATCAACCAGCCAAGTTCTGGGGAGTAGATTTGTATGCATGA
- the LOC110794777 gene encoding zinc finger CCCH domain-containing protein 1 codes for MSESNEQEKKVDKVCSFVKKPLRNKVIRKRPVDAVSDGDEDNKGESSVVQRAKRPTMADNGLHFSTGTSKRSVSEESTKDSKNVLFQYESSKEIQVQNDSKATATLETETDFSRDSRAIRERALKKAEEALKGMNKKSGDDKLYKGMNSYTDHRAGFRREQTLAAEKAGGSHGPLRASAHIRVSARFDYQPDICKDYKETGYCGYGDSCKFMHDRGDYKSGWQMEKEWDETEKARKRNLALGGHDSDEEDVEHDDENDDDALPFACFICREPFVDPVMTKCKHYFCEHCALKHHSKNKKCFVCNKPTQGIFNTAHEIRKRTAADKK; via the exons ATGTCAGAGTCAAATGAGCAGGAGAAGAAGGTTGATAAAG TGTGCAGCTTTGTTAAAAAACCATTGAGGAACAAGGTCATAAGAAAACGTCCTGTTGATGCCGTTTCAGATGGGGATGAAGATAATAAGGGGGAGAGTTCCGTGGTACAGCGTGCTAAAAGGCCTACCATGGCAGACAATGGACTTCACTTTTCTACCGGGACATCCAAACGGTCGGTGTCTGAGGAATCAACCAAGGATTCAAAGAATGTGCTGTTTCAGTATGAGTCTTCTAAAGAGATTCAGGTGCAGAACGATAGCAAAGCGACAGCTACCCTTGAGACTGAGACAGACTTTTCTAGAGATTCCAGGGCTATTCGAGAGCGAGCTCTCAAGAAAGCAGAGGAGGCCTTGAAGGGAATGAATAAGAAATCTGGCGATGATAAGCTATATAAGGGTATGAACAGTTACACTGATCACAGAGCAGGTTTTCGCCGTGAGCAAACTCTTGCTGCCGAGAAAGCTGGTGGGTCTCACGGACCGCTCAGAGCCTCAGCTCATATTAGAGTGTCTGCTAGATTTGACTATCAACCAGATATTTGTAAAGATTACAAAGAAACAGGCTACTGTGGTTATGGTGACTCATGTAAGTTTATGCATGATCGAGGGGATTATAAGTCCGGATGGCAGATGGAAAAAGAATGGGATGAAACAGAAAAGGCAAGGAAGAGAAATTTGGCTCTCGGAGGCCATGACAGTGATGAGGAGGATGTTGAGCATGATGACGAAAATGACGATGATGCCTTGCCGTTTGCCTGCTTTATTTGCAGGGAACCTTTTGTCGACCCAGTAATGACTAAGTGCAAGCATTACTTCTGTGAGCATTGTGCTTTAAAG CATCATTCCAAGAACAAAAAGTGCTTCGTGTGCAACAAGCCTACTCAAGGAATCTTTAATACTGCTCATGAGATACGTAAAAGGACAGCAGCAGACAAAAAATGA